From a single Stigmatopora argus isolate UIUO_Sarg chromosome 4, RoL_Sarg_1.0, whole genome shotgun sequence genomic region:
- the nr1d2a gene encoding nuclear receptor subfamily 1 group D member 2a, with translation MPEDVGPAKPGGVIAYISSGAASSPESCMSTSPGAGTGFLSTSPVPTRPSLPSRAVGMLVDIAPPAKSSGRSADKMGRSASKSGITKINGMVLLCKVCGDVASGFHYGVHACEGCKGFFRRSIQQNIQYKKCLKMENCTIMRINRNRCQQCRFKKCLAVGMSRDAVRFGRIPKREKQRMLLEMQNAMNNMMSNNSQLHGMLHGHQSPPLPADASPSPSASSSSSSSSSSSSSSDSPSCSNPSSPRCPMRDAESAVSMDTSSSSSCSSDSGEDELRPAEKTTSAAGPHAESWNRWNDNDNAPAAPSGYREPPADVFSRFDRHAGGVHACPAEAQRQHRRSNGRAHLVCPMNTSPYVDPDKPSQEIWEEFSMSFTPAVREVVEFAKRIPGFKDLPEHDQVGLLKAGTFEVLMVRFASLFNMAERTVTFLSGKHYSLDTLRALGAGELLASMCDFSQKLTALGLDRDEMSLFTAVVLVSADRSGLQDLQAVEALQDKLIRALRQLLMQNHGEEAGTTFTKLLLKLPELRSLNNIHSEELLSFKVHP, from the exons ATGCCCGAGGACGTCGGACCAGCCAAACCTG GCGGCGTGATCGCCTACATCTCGTCGGGCGCCGCCTCCAGCCCCGAATCCTGCATGAGCACCAGCCCCGGCGCCGGCACCGGCTTCCTGTCGACGTCGCCGGTCCCGACTCGCCCCTCGCTGCCCAGCAGGGCGGTGGGCATGCTGGTGGACATCGCGCCACCCGCCAAGAGCTCGGGCCGAAGCGCCGACAAGATGGGGCGCTCCGCCTCCAAGAGCGGTATCACAA AAATCAATGGCATGGTCCTGCTGTGTAAAGTCTGCGGAGACGTGGCTTCGGGCTTCCATTACGGCGTCCACGCCTGCGAAGGCTGCAAG GGATTCTTCCGCAGGAGCATCCAGCAAAACATCCAGTATAAAAAGTGCCTCAAGATGGAGAACTGCACCATCATGAGGATCAACAGGAACCGATGCCAGCAGTGTCGCTTCAAGAAGTGCTTGGCCGTCGGCATGTCCAGAGATG CCGTGCGATTTGGCCGCATCCCTAAGCGCGAGAAGCAGCGCATGCTCCTGGAGATGCAGAATGCCATGAACAATATGATGAGCAACAACAGCCAGCTGCACGGCATGCTGCACGGCCACCAGAGCCCCCCTCTGCCGGCCGACGCCAGCCCCTCGCCCTcggcgtcctcctcctcctcgtcctcatcctcatcttcgTCCTCCTCCGACTCGCCATCCTGCTCCAACCCCTCGTCCCCGCGCTGCCCCATGCGCGACGCCGAGTCGGCCGTCTCCATGGACACCAGCTCGTCCTCGTCCTGCTCCTCCGACAGCGGCGAGGACGAACTGCGGCCCGCCGAGAAGACGACCTCGGCGGCCGGCCCCCACGCGGAAAGCTGGAACCGCTGGAACGACAACGACAACGCCCCGGCCGCCCCCTCGGGGTACCGGGAACCCCCCGCCGACGTCTTCTCTCGCTTTGACCGGCACGCCGGCGGCGTCCACGCTTGCCCCGCCGAAGCGCAGCGGCAACACCGGCGCTCTAACGGCAGAGCTCACTTG GTGTGTCCCATGAACACGTCGCCGTACGTGGACCCCGACAAGCCCAGCCAGGAAATCTGGGAGGAGTTTTCCATGAGCTTCACGCCGGCCGTGCGCGAAGTGGTGGAGTTTGCCAAGAGGATCCCGGGCTTCAAAGACCTCCCCGAGCACGACCAAGTGGGCCTACTCAAAGCCGGGACCTTCGAG GTCCTGATGGTGCGCTTCGCCTCGCTCTTCAACATGGCCGAGCGCACGGTGACCTTCCTGAGCGGCAAGCACTACAGCCTGGACACGCTGCGGGCGCTGGGCGCCGGCGAGCTCCTGGCGTCCATGTGCGACTTCAGCCAGAAGCTCACCGCGCTCGGGCTGGACCGCGACGAGATGAGCCTCTTCACCGCCGTCGTCCTCGTCTCTGCCG acCGCTCAGGACTGCAGGACCTTCAGGCAGTAGAGGCCCTCCAAGACAAGCTGATCCGAGCGCTGCGGCAACTCCTGATGCAGAACCACGGCGAGGAGGCGGGCACCACCTTCACCAAACTTCTCCTCAAGCTGCCCGAGCTGCGCTCGCTCAACAACATTCACTCGGAGGAGCTGCTCTCCTTCAAAGTGCAcccctga
- the septin7b gene encoding septin 7b isoform X2 yields MFRHADLHKTAQQKNLEGYVGFASLPNQVYRKSVKRGFEFTLMVVGESGLGKSTLINSLFLTDLYSSEYPGPSHRIKKTVQVEQSKVLIKEGGVQLLLTIVDTPGFGDAVDNSNCWQPIIDHIDSKFEDYLNSESRVNRRQMPDSRIHCCLYFIAPSGHGLKPLDIEFMKRLHEKVNVIPLIAKADTLTPEECQQFKKQIMREIQEHKIKIYEFPETDDEEENRLVKKIKDKLPLAVVGSNTIIEVNSKRVRGRQYPWGVAEVENSDHCDFTILRDMLIRTHMQDLKDVTNNVHYENYRSRKLAAVTYNGVENNRAKGQLSTKSPLAQMEEERREHVTKMKKMEMEMEQVFEMKVKEKVQKLKDSEAELQRRHEQMKKNLEAQHKELEEKRRVFEEERANWEAHQRMEQQKLEASRTLEKNKKKGKIF; encoded by the exons ATGTTCCGCCATGCCGATCTTCATAAAACAGCT CAGCAAAAAAACCTCGAAGGCTACGTCGGCTTCGCAAGCCTCCCCAACCAAGTGTACAGGAAGTCGGTCAAGAGGGGCTTCGAGTTCACCCTGATGGTCGTCG GCGAGTCCGGGTTGGGCAAATCCACGTTGATCAACTCCCTCTTCCTCACTGACCTGTACTCATCGGAGTATCCAGGACCTTCGCATCGAATCAAGAAGACTGTTCAG GTGGAACAATCCAAAGTGCTCATTAAGGAAGGCGGCGTGCAGCTGTTGCTCACGATCGTCGACACCCCGGGCTTCGGCGATGCCGTCGACAACAGCAACTG CTGGCAGCCAATCATCGACCACATCGACAGCAAGTTCGAGGACTACCTGAACTCGGAATCGCGGGTGAACCGACGTCAGATGCCCGATAGCCGAATCCACTGCTGCCTCTACTTCATCGCGCCCTCGGGACACGG CCTGAAGCCGCTGGACATCGAGTTCATGAAGCGTCTTCACGAGAAAGTCAACGTCATCCCGCTGATCGCCAAAGCAGACACGCTCACGCCAGAGGAATGCCAGCAGTTCAAGAAGCAG ATCATGCGGGAGATCCAGGAGCACAAGATTAAGATCTACGAGTTCCCCGAGACGGATGACGAAGAGGAAAACCGTCTCGTGAAGAAGATCAAG GACAAGCTGCCATTAGCCGTGGTGGGTAGCAACACCATCATTGAGGTGAACAGCAAGCGCGTCAGAGGACGACAGTACCCTTGGGGGGTTGCAGAAG TGGAGAACAGTGACCACTGTGACTTCACCATCCTCCGAGACATGCTCATCAG GACTCACATGCAGGACTTGAAGGACGTGACCAACAACGTCCACTACGAGAACTACCGCAGCAGGAAGCTAGCCGCCGTCACCTACAACGGCGTGGAGAACAACAGGGCTAAAGGGCAGCTGTCCACCAA GAGTCCTCTGGCCCAAATGGAGGAGGAGCGGCGGGAGCACGTGACCAAGATGAAGAAGATGGAGATGGAAATGGAGCAGGTCTTTGAGATGAAAGTCAAGGAGAAAGTGCAGAAACTCAAAGACTCCGAAGCGGAG CTTCAGCGACGCCACGAGCAGATGAAGAAGAACCTGGAGGCGCAGCACAAGGAGCTGGAAGAGAAGCGGCGTGTCTTTGAGGAGGAACGAGCCAACTGGGAGGCCCATCAGCGCATGGAACAGCAGAAATTGGAGGCCTCCAG AACTCTGGAGAAGAACAAAAAGAAAGGCAAGATCTTTTAA
- the septin7b gene encoding septin 7b isoform X1, with product MFRHADLHKTAQQKNLEGYVGFASLPNQVYRKSVKRGFEFTLMVVGESGLGKSTLINSLFLTDLYSSEYPGPSHRIKKTVQVEQSKVLIKEGGVQLLLTIVDTPGFGDAVDNSNCWQPIIDHIDSKFEDYLNSESRVNRRQMPDSRIHCCLYFIAPSGHGLKPLDIEFMKRLHEKVNVIPLIAKADTLTPEECQQFKKQIMREIQEHKIKIYEFPETDDEEENRLVKKIKDKLPLAVVGSNTIIEVNSKRVRGRQYPWGVAEVENSDHCDFTILRDMLIRTHMQDLKDVTNNVHYENYRSRKLAAVTYNGVENNRAKGQLSTKLDAVEGMSPLAQMEEERREHVTKMKKMEMEMEQVFEMKVKEKVQKLKDSEAELQRRHEQMKKNLEAQHKELEEKRRVFEEERANWEAHQRMEQQKLEASRTLEKNKKKGKIF from the exons ATGTTCCGCCATGCCGATCTTCATAAAACAGCT CAGCAAAAAAACCTCGAAGGCTACGTCGGCTTCGCAAGCCTCCCCAACCAAGTGTACAGGAAGTCGGTCAAGAGGGGCTTCGAGTTCACCCTGATGGTCGTCG GCGAGTCCGGGTTGGGCAAATCCACGTTGATCAACTCCCTCTTCCTCACTGACCTGTACTCATCGGAGTATCCAGGACCTTCGCATCGAATCAAGAAGACTGTTCAG GTGGAACAATCCAAAGTGCTCATTAAGGAAGGCGGCGTGCAGCTGTTGCTCACGATCGTCGACACCCCGGGCTTCGGCGATGCCGTCGACAACAGCAACTG CTGGCAGCCAATCATCGACCACATCGACAGCAAGTTCGAGGACTACCTGAACTCGGAATCGCGGGTGAACCGACGTCAGATGCCCGATAGCCGAATCCACTGCTGCCTCTACTTCATCGCGCCCTCGGGACACGG CCTGAAGCCGCTGGACATCGAGTTCATGAAGCGTCTTCACGAGAAAGTCAACGTCATCCCGCTGATCGCCAAAGCAGACACGCTCACGCCAGAGGAATGCCAGCAGTTCAAGAAGCAG ATCATGCGGGAGATCCAGGAGCACAAGATTAAGATCTACGAGTTCCCCGAGACGGATGACGAAGAGGAAAACCGTCTCGTGAAGAAGATCAAG GACAAGCTGCCATTAGCCGTGGTGGGTAGCAACACCATCATTGAGGTGAACAGCAAGCGCGTCAGAGGACGACAGTACCCTTGGGGGGTTGCAGAAG TGGAGAACAGTGACCACTGTGACTTCACCATCCTCCGAGACATGCTCATCAG GACTCACATGCAGGACTTGAAGGACGTGACCAACAACGTCCACTACGAGAACTACCGCAGCAGGAAGCTAGCCGCCGTCACCTACAACGGCGTGGAGAACAACAGGGCTAAAGGGCAGCTGTCCACCAA ACTTGACGCAGTTGAAGGAAT GAGTCCTCTGGCCCAAATGGAGGAGGAGCGGCGGGAGCACGTGACCAAGATGAAGAAGATGGAGATGGAAATGGAGCAGGTCTTTGAGATGAAAGTCAAGGAGAAAGTGCAGAAACTCAAAGACTCCGAAGCGGAG CTTCAGCGACGCCACGAGCAGATGAAGAAGAACCTGGAGGCGCAGCACAAGGAGCTGGAAGAGAAGCGGCGTGTCTTTGAGGAGGAACGAGCCAACTGGGAGGCCCATCAGCGCATGGAACAGCAGAAATTGGAGGCCTCCAG AACTCTGGAGAAGAACAAAAAGAAAGGCAAGATCTTTTAA